Proteins encoded by one window of Esox lucius isolate fEsoLuc1 chromosome 4, fEsoLuc1.pri, whole genome shotgun sequence:
- the cabp2b gene encoding calcium-binding protein 2 isoform X4: MGNCTKPSMKNRTRKDRNLRPEEIEELREAFVEFDKNKKGYIGYNDLGECMRTMGYMPTEMELIELGQTICGGKLDFEDFVELMGPKMLAETADMIGVKELRDAFKEFDSNGDGQISINELREAMKKLMGEQLTNREIDEILRDVDLNRDGLVNFEEFVRMMSR; encoded by the exons GACAGGAACCTGCGACCAGAGGAGATTGAAG agctTCGTGAGGCATTTGTAGAGTTTGATAAGAATAAGAAAGGCTACATTGGCTACAACGACCTGGGAGAGTGCATGAGGACCATGGGCTACATGCCCACAGAGATGGAGCTCATCGAGCTGGGCCAAACTATCT GTGGAGGAAAGCTGGACTTTGAGGATTTTGTAGAGCTGATGGGCCCAAAGATGCTGGCCGAGACAGCAGACATGATTGGAGTTAAAGAACTGAGGGATGCATTCAAGGAG tTTGATTCTAACGGTGACGGTCAGATCAGTATAAATGAGCTGAGAGAGGCCATGAAGAAGTTAATGGGAGAACAGCTGACCAACAGAGAGATTGATGAGATTCTCAGAGATGTGGACCTCAACAGAGATGGGCTGGTCAACTTTGAGG AATTTGTTCGAATGATGTCACGCTGA
- the LOC105028782 gene encoding gastrula zinc finger protein 5-1 — MACKREISHGSGSPQSELSEDEFFFRGLKSVPPSGVKQDWQELLGPQMQQRIKEEESEIKVTPLLIPIKQETDDKVPVCNPIKHEPNDPSSESRTDREVEKAKLKEECGEVSRPKPQTVSHPFPAAGSRPECREKDETEPESQKNQGPADWLAPVEDDGALDECRRRRRLGFESVCRSLLAVRASDSESDDKEGEEDPSLAPADHQTHRRDPDGNIRSLRCSTGAENHQVELEAASPHHRNTKNFACQECGKTFVSRRDRDRHNRTHSGEKPFSCPHCCKSFSDWGNRCKHMLIHSGAKPHLCPECGRGFSERGNLRKHMDYIHSSIPKSQCKDCGKSFTGKRGLDRHIKSAVCSTMGPVIGNVGKK; from the coding sequence ATGGCCTGCAAGAGGGAGATCTCACATGGGTCAGGGTCTCCTCAAAGTGAACTGTCCGAGGATGAATTTTTCTTCAGAGGTCTGAAGTCAGTCCCTCCCTCAGGTGTCAAACAAGACTGGCAAGAATTACTTGGGCCACAAATGCAACAGCGCATCAAAGAGGAGGAGTCTGAAATTAAAGTCACACCCCTTCTAATACCTATAAAACAGGAGACAGATGACAAGGTTCCTGTCTGTAATCCAATAAAACATGAGCCTAACGATCCGTCCAGTGAGTcacgcacagacagagaggtggaAAAAGCAAAGCTGAAGGAGGAGTGTGGAGAAGTGTCACGTCCAAAGCCTCAGACCGTCTCTCATCCCTTCCCAGCTGCTGGGTCCAGGCCCGAGTGTAGGGAGAAAGATGAGACCGAACCGGAGTCCCAGAAGAACCAGGGCCCTGCAGACTGGTTAGCTCCTGTGGAGGACGATGGGGCCCTGGATGAGTGCCGGCGCCGGCGCCGACTGGGCTTTGAGTCTGTCTGCCGATCCCTTTTAGCCGTGCGGGCCTCTGACTCCGAGTCGGACGACAAGGAAGGGGAAGAGGACCCCAGTTTGGCCCCTGCCGACCACCAGACCCACCGGCGAGACCCAGATGGCAACATCCGCTCTCTTCGCTGCAGCACAGGAGCAGAAAATCACCAGGTGGAGCTAGAGGCAGCGTCTCCTCATCACCGAAACACAAAGAATTTTGCCTGCCAAGAGTGTGGGAAGACATTCGTATCCCGCCGCGACCGGGACCGGCACAACCGCACTCACAGCGGTGAGAAGCCGTTCTCCTGCCCCCACTGCTGTAAATCCTTCAGTGATTGGGGCAACAGGTGTAAACACATGCTCATCCACTCTGGAGCAAAGCCCCACCTCTGTCCAGAATGTGGCCGGGGCTTCTCAGAGAGGGGCAATCTCAGAAAGCACATGGATTACATCCACAGCAGTATACCCAAGTCCCAGTGTAAGGACTGTGGAAAGAGCTTCACAGGTAAACGAGGTCTGGACCGCCACATTAAATCAGCAGTCTGCTCCACAATGGGTCCTGTAATAGGCAATGTTGGGAAGAAGTGA